Genomic DNA from Elgaria multicarinata webbii isolate HBS135686 ecotype San Diego chromosome 2, rElgMul1.1.pri, whole genome shotgun sequence:
atgccctgcatggaaccggagtcgggagatgagggggagttggcagaggctggacccagtacagtggggcctggctcaggagaggagaatggactggcagaggctgtggcagagcctcagggagaggagccacggccagcaggaacctctgccagctctgagggcctgatgccagcaaagactctggaagagcagcagggatctgaggaggagacggagaagcccggtttcagccagttccgggcggagaaggccacccgacgcaggtctagccgtctccagcagaaacgccaagcaatcagagaccagctgcggaacgctgactcagcactctgactgaggataaaagagcagccgggagccctgccaaattgtcagagattatctgagctttctggcgaaagcctcggttcctgcatctcgtgacctcgtgccttgctccctgactcctggttcctgattccggcattgactcctggaccccgtgaccacgccttgcttctctggactcCTGATTGACCACGGACTGGTTAGTGACTACGCTTGCCTGTTATTGCCCCCTGGACTTTTggactgttgtttggactttgctgaatgctggctgcactgaccctggactggactctcgacTACCTGCTTTACTAATTCCctagactttggactggacattgacttctCTGTAAGCTTGAATCCTGATCTGCAACGTCCTTTTGCCTTTACGTTCACAGCTCCGTTTGTACTGCTTCCCTGAACTGTTTGCATACTGCAATAAACTCATCTGTTGCTTGGTTACCCGCTGGTCTAAtctgtctttgtcaagccatttggcagctttcccggacaaaaGGTTTGTACACTctcttgggattttttttcatttctggATCTGGATTGAGTTTCCCATAGAGCcctgttggtgtttttttaaaaaatagatgcgCAGAGAATATTGAAATCTGTATATGTGTCAGGCGCATTCTGGAACATATTTGACTTGGGTAGACATCCCCATTCTGTTACATGAGTTTGTATCTGCCATTTTCTAAGGTGTCTGACACAAATGGGGATATAGAAGAACTCATGAACAAATGCATGTCGAAAGCTCATTTTGGTGGCAAAATATAAAGATTTTTAAGTCAAGATGGTCATAATGCCTATTGCTTGCCACTGTTACCACCAGTACAGTCTAATGATAAAAATGCTGGACTAGGAGCAGGAAGACCTGGATTCAAGTCTCTGCTCAACTATGACGCTCACTGGACTTCCTGGCATGTACCACTTTTCAAAAACATAGAGCATCTACCTGAAGGAACCATCAATATGCCTTAAGGACTGCCAGAATACCAGGTGTCTCATCTCAAACTAGATGGTTAGAGGGGTTCATGGGGGTATAACACAGTGGTAGAATGATTTGACCCCAAAAATGGACACTAAAAATAAGATGTTATAACAGTTCCAGGGAGCATAGGCACACATTCTGTACTGTTCACGAAGTATTCCTAAAATTCAAGAAATGTTGCCACACACACTCCAAGTCCAATCCTGCATTGAAAATGTATGATGAGCCAGGTATGCTGTATAGAACAGGGATTTGAAAAGAGGAAAAGGCAATAGAACAGTGAGGGTGTACGAATTGGGTaagttagggtggattcctgcactgaacagggagttggactcgatgtccttatataccccttccaactctactattctatgattctagaactaGAAGCCTAGAAACACAGCAGACAACTGCAGATTTTAAAACTCTCCACAACTACAAGGGATCCAGCTGGTGAACAGAAGCGTAAAAGATTGAGGAACAGTTTTCATTTTCAGTATCTGGAGGGAAGGGATAATCTAAGATGGGAATTTTGGGTGATATTTACTAGGCTCTCAGAGTCTGCCCGACCAGTTGGACTTcgaacatcttttaaaaatggttctCTATTTCAGTTGCAATATTTGGTTCCCAAGTGACCCGTCCTATAAACAAAACTGTCTGTGTACATGCTTATTGTTGCCAGGGAGTCTTGTGCTTGCTCTGACCTTCtctaacacaacacacacaactaATGTACAGGATTTGTTCTTTGCTTATACTTGTGTAGTTTTGAGACACACCAGTTGAAGACTCACTTTTCCTGTGGAGAAAAAGACAATGAACAATCAAGATCTGATCATTTTGAATGTGGGAGGACTGAAATTCACAACATTGCCTTCTACACTACAGCGATTCCCTGAATCTAGATTGGCAAGGATGCTAGATGGCAAGGACTCTGAATTTAAGTTGATGAATGGCCAGTTCTTTGTGGACCGCGATGGAGTCCTGTTCAGCTATATTCTGGACATCTTAAGAACACTCCAGCTTTCCCTGCCCagtgacttagaatcatagaatcatagaatagcagagttggaaggggcctacaaggccatcgagtccaaccccctgctcaatgcaggaatccaccctaaagcatccctgacagatggttgtccagctgcctcttgaatgcctctagtgtgggagagcccacaacctccctaggtagctgattccaccgtcgcactgctctaacagtcaggaagtttttcctgatgtccagccggaatctggcttcctttaacttgagtccattattccgtgtcctgcactctgggaggatcgagaagagatcctggccctcctctgtgtgacaaccttttaagtatttgaagagtgtttgaaGAGACTACCGGAGGCTGCAGAGAGAGGCTGACTTCTATGAACTCTATGCTGTGGCTGACCTTCTGCGTCAAGAACATTTGTTGAAGCCAAAACCAGAGATCTTGGAAATACGATTCTTGCTCCAAGAAATGCAGGCTTTTTTCAGGGTATTTGGCTCTTGCAGCATCACTGTTGGTGGACTGGCAGGACGGATTACTGTCTTTGCGGAACAGCTTGTGGGAACAACCTGGAAAAATCATAATGTCCCTTCTCAGAAATCACTAATTCCCCTTTCTTTGGAAAGGCCTTCCCATCATGATTTTCTTTTCCAGTGTGGCACTGACTACAGCGATCAGCATGTAGCAAGGTATTTTAAAACCCTTTCTGGCTATCAAAGGTATTATATGATTTGAACAGCATATGTAtctggacatagtgggcattacggaaacctggtggaatggagagaactagtgagtttatttatttatttgtttatttattgcatttctttgccGCCCAATAGATATAAACTTtataggaaggacagggaagggtgtaATAGAGGAGGTGTagctctgtacatcaaagaggaCACAGTGTGAAGCAGTCTAGAAAATCTAAAAGGGCCAGACTCTTGCACAGAAGCTCCAAAAGTAGTTCAGTACTTAGGACATGCTATCATCCCTGAGACACTCATGGTGaacttgagatggaaaatgaaatcagggaggcagcCAAATGAGGAAATGTTGTAATAATGTGTGACTTCTATTACCCCCTACATTGACTGGATAAAGGCATGTTCCAGTAACAACAAAGAGATTAAATTTCTCAGTACCCTAAACATCTGTGCCCTAAAATCGTTGGTTAGAGAATCGCCAAACGGGAGGCGATCCTGGTGTTGCTCAGGACCTAATGTAAGATGGAGGTTAATTAAAATCACAATACTAGTTGCTCAAGTAAAATAgataccacaggttaggaaaggtagtacCAATCCCAAGTGGTctcagcatggttaacaaacctgTAGACAAAGGTTGGAGTCAAcccaaccttcctgcaaggtaggccccggaACAAACGTCCTGTCTTCCCCGGCCACCCCTCGCCCTAGCCCTCTtcccaaccgggacgagccagagattcctTGAATAAAAACACGCAcactcagctaagggccaaaacaagtttaataccattcagctaaaactaacacgtaaggttttGGCTGGAGGTAGTAGcagcaaaggggggagggaaaaaggaaaggaagggaaggagagggaatcAAAGGAAAGACGAAAAAGGGGCAATTTACAAGGAGCCAGGGCTCCATCTAAAActttcaaacacacaacccacccccagccataaaagtggctagccttgtctcaggaaatccagacacttaaaaaataaacaaaagacccgAGCTTGCTCCGAGCAGCCCATTCGTGCGACTTGAACCTACGGGTTATTCCACCAAGCCAGAACAGAAGATGAGCATCCCAAACTCTTTTTATCCCTTTTTGGACTTTAGGGTCCCATGACCTCCCCGAACCAACCCCAGCTCTGCCTGGCTCCTAACAACCCTCCTCACGTAGGGAGGGCTTCACCTTCTTTCTCACAACTGAACCGAATTATCTTAACGaccagggagataacctgcaggtgagaggcccaGTCTGACCTTGGAGTCTCGGCGCCAAGAGCTTCACACTCCCACTTACACTTCACATACCATCATAGCTACttaacacataccagaacagatacagaacaaagaacaatacaattaaagagccagtacagccagCAATGCCCCATGTCTTTCACAAAACCATGTCAAAGAAGTTATTAGGGAAAAGAAGGTTTCCTTCAGAAAGTGGAATGAAGTCAAAGGAAGAGAACAAAAAGTAACATTGacttgcacaaaggagatgcaagcagacaGTAAGAGATGCAGAAAAGCATTttaagcaccttgaaatcaatgcagtgattactagaagccaacatggatttgtcaggaacaagtcctgtcagactaatttgatctcattttttgataaggtaacctcccttgtggaccgtgggaatgctgtggatgtcatatatcttgacttcagcaaagcttttgacaaagtaccacatgacattctgattaacaaactagctaaaagtgggctagatggaacaactcttaggtggattcacagttggctacagaatcggactcaaagagtacttatcaatggaaccttctcaaactggggagaggcaacgagtggggtaccgcagggctcagtcttgggcccagtgctcttcaacatttttattaatgatttggatgaggaggtgcagggaacgctgatcaaatttgcagatgacacaaaattgggtgggatagctaataccctggaagacagaaacaaacgtcaaagtgatcttgataggctggagtgctgggctgaaaacaacagaatgaaatttaatagggataaatgccaagttctacatctaggaaatagaaaccaaatgcacagttacaagatgggggatacttggctcagcaatagtacaaacgagaaggatcttggaattgttgtagatcacaagctgaatatgagccaacagtgtgatacttttctttttgctaaagcttttaaaacttgattttgttctgacttttatactgttagttttactctaccctgtgcctgtttggtgcattctcttcccctctttattgttttattatgattttattagaatgtaagcctatgcggcagggtcttgctattttattgttttactctgtacagcaccatgtacattgatggtgctatataaataaataataataataatatggctgcaagaaaggcaaatgctattttgggctgcattaatagaagtatagcttccaaatcacgtgaggtactggttcctctctattcagccctggttaggcctcatctagagtattgcgtccagttcagggctccacaattcaagaaggacacagacaagctggagcgtgttcagaggagggcaaccaggatgatcaagggtctggaaacaaaggcctatgaagagagactgaaagaactgggcatgtttagcctggagaagagaagattgaggggagacatgatagcactcttcaaatacttgaaaggttgtcacacagaggagggccaggatctcttctccatcatcccagagtgcaggacacggaataacgggttcaagttacaggaagtcagattccggctggacatcaggaaaaacttcctgactgttagagcagtacgacaatggaatcaattacctagggaggttgtgggctctcccacactagaggccttcaagaggcagctggacaaccatctgtcagggatgctttagggtggattcctgcattgagcagggggttggactcgatggccttgtgggtcccttccaactctgctattctatgattctatgaagggccaACAACATTAAGgctaacaataaagaattctttaaatagatcagaagcaggaaatcatccaatggtccaactgtaattaaggaggataaggagattgcagagaagctgaatgaattcttttcatctgtcttcactgcagaagatgtacaAAAATACCTGCGCCTGAATTGTGAAGAGCTACAAAggaatctctccaagctgggagagtgggtatCCAAATGACAGATGCGGTTcattgtaagcaagtgtaaggtgatgcatgttcgGGCAAAAAAATGCAACTTCAAGAATAACCTaaagggatctgagctggcggtgaccgaacaagaaagagatcttgggattgtggtggagagATGGATGAAAATGTCCGCCCactgtgcggctgctgtaaaaaaaggcaaactccaggttaggcattataagaaaaggaattgagaataaaacagccagtatcatactgcccttatacaaatctatgatgcaacctgtcatgccctgcatggacaTAGAGGAAGGGGATGAGGAAGTGGAGGAACCTGAACCCAGTGCCCAGGAGCCCAGCCCAGGGA
This window encodes:
- the KCNRG gene encoding LOW QUALITY PROTEIN: potassium channel regulatory protein (The sequence of the model RefSeq protein was modified relative to this genomic sequence to represent the inferred CDS: deleted 1 base in 1 codon; substituted 1 base at 1 genomic stop codon) codes for the protein MNNQDLIILNVGGLKFTTLPSTLQRFPESRLARMLDGKDSEFKLMNGQFFVDRDGVLFSYILDILRTLQLSLPSDLESXNHRIAEDYRRLQREADFYELYAVADLLRQEHLLKPKPEILEIRFLLQEMQAFFRVFGSCSITVGGLAGRITVFAEQLVGTTWKNHNVPSQKSLIPLSLERPSHHDFLFQCGTDYSDQHVARYVSIKLDQKKLFSGANVLGLLVDILLKEGFHLVSTRTVSLKKKNECYCFERRRQLDAFTISTTQMQRSTSAPRTKPVQMHKSK